From bacterium, one genomic window encodes:
- the rfaD gene encoding ADP-glyceromanno-heptose 6-epimerase, whose product MILVTGAAGFIGSAVVWSLNQRGITDLILADSFGKTDKWKNLRGLKFTEFVDRGDLFDALETAEWAKDIKAVVHMGACADTTQADVDFLMTWNYEYSRILCEWSLANNARFIYASSAAVYGDGALGFSDKDELTPKLRPLNAYGFSKWLFDMWVLEHKLQDKVAGLRFFNVFGPNEYHKARMASVILHAYPQARDTNKVRLFESHRSDFKHGEQRRDFIHIAEVLTGIKFLLDKPTVNGIFNLGTGTPHTYNQLAENVFKALGKRTNIEYFPMPEDLRNRYQYETCADMTKFYAAGLPKFTDRFGEFVQSYVRDYMDKGGKYLADV is encoded by the coding sequence ATGATACTGGTAACCGGAGCGGCGGGATTCATTGGCAGCGCGGTCGTCTGGTCGCTGAACCAGCGCGGCATAACTGATTTGATTCTCGCCGACAGTTTTGGAAAGACGGACAAGTGGAAAAACCTGCGCGGTCTCAAGTTCACGGAGTTCGTGGACCGCGGAGATTTGTTTGACGCGCTGGAGACTGCGGAGTGGGCAAAGGACATTAAAGCCGTTGTTCACATGGGCGCATGCGCCGACACGACGCAGGCCGACGTGGATTTCCTGATGACGTGGAACTACGAATATTCGCGGATTCTCTGCGAGTGGTCGCTGGCCAACAACGCGCGCTTCATCTACGCATCGTCCGCCGCCGTTTATGGAGACGGCGCGCTTGGGTTTTCCGACAAGGATGAGTTGACACCCAAACTGCGCCCGCTAAACGCCTACGGCTTCTCCAAGTGGCTGTTTGATATGTGGGTTCTTGAGCACAAGCTGCAGGACAAAGTCGCGGGCTTGCGCTTCTTCAACGTGTTCGGCCCCAACGAATATCACAAAGCGCGCATGGCCAGTGTCATCTTGCATGCCTATCCGCAGGCGCGTGATACCAACAAAGTCCGTTTGTTTGAATCGCACCGCAGTGATTTCAAACACGGTGAGCAGCGCCGCGATTTCATACACATTGCCGAAGTGTTAACCGGAATAAAATTCCTGCTTGACAAACCAACCGTCAACGGCATCTTCAATTTAGGCACCGGCACACCGCACACCTACAATCAGCTCGCGGAAAACGTCTTCAAAGCGCTCGGCAAAAGAACAAACATCGAATATTTCCCGATGCCTGAAGATCTGCGCAACCGCTATCAATATGAAACCTGCGCCGACATGACCAAGTTCTACGCCGCAGGCCTGCCCAAATTCACCGACCGTTTTGGTGAATTCGTGCAAAGCTATGTCCGCGATTACATGGACAAAGGCGGGAAATATTTGGCGGATGTGTAA
- a CDS encoding alpha-amylase translates to MKGSRAMNSCRTILEINTRLWLRQLGNGTPITLSDVAGEHFDRWKSRAVDAVWLMGIWTPSSASRQIALVHEGLRKDYSEVLPDWNEDDVTASPYAIVSYDVNPELGGEEGLAKFRENLHARGMKLILDFVPSHTARDHPWTESHPEYYVQGTEEDLARDPDSWFHVETVHGPKVLAHGRDPYFPAWSDTAQPDMRKLDTQIAVLGELQKVAARCDGVRCDMAMLILSHVFTKTWGGDMREFWPGAIRLVREKKKDFLFIAEVYWGLDPELHEMGFDYTYDKDPLDWAVGPTGLSRVQFDYDEEKHRRRLRFLENHDEKRIASRLSFPMHRAAATWIFTLPSANLFYQGQFMGTQLKAPVQLLRMPKEEPNQQISEFYDALMKVIGHDAKRLGQWAYLHPRQAWQGNETFWQVLAQAWDDDDKHLRIFVNWADYRTQCWVDLHFGNLQGKEVVLRDMLSDKVYIRDGVEVMMRGIYLDMEPWEVHAFDCEVRDAAAVTNEDSEEEIPAMLRDAQNREHKK, encoded by the coding sequence ATGAAAGGCTCGCGGGCCATGAATTCGTGCCGTACCATACTGGAAATTAACACCCGGCTATGGCTTAGACAGCTCGGAAACGGGACACCCATCACACTCTCGGATGTTGCGGGCGAACATTTTGACCGCTGGAAGTCCCGGGCTGTTGATGCCGTTTGGCTGATGGGGATCTGGACACCAAGCTCCGCATCCCGACAGATCGCGCTGGTCCATGAGGGGTTGCGCAAGGACTATAGTGAAGTACTTCCCGATTGGAATGAAGACGATGTCACTGCCTCACCTTATGCTATTGTCTCCTACGATGTCAATCCGGAGTTGGGCGGAGAAGAAGGATTAGCCAAGTTCCGTGAGAATCTTCACGCACGCGGAATGAAACTGATTCTGGATTTTGTTCCCAGTCACACGGCACGCGATCATCCGTGGACGGAGTCTCATCCCGAGTATTATGTGCAGGGGACGGAAGAGGATCTCGCTCGCGATCCGGACTCGTGGTTTCACGTAGAAACCGTGCACGGCCCGAAGGTTCTCGCCCATGGTCGCGATCCATACTTTCCCGCATGGTCGGACACCGCTCAGCCGGACATGCGCAAGCTTGACACGCAGATTGCGGTACTTGGCGAGCTGCAAAAGGTTGCCGCCAGGTGTGACGGCGTTCGCTGTGACATGGCGATGCTGATTTTGTCGCATGTGTTCACAAAGACCTGGGGCGGAGACATGCGCGAGTTCTGGCCGGGCGCGATTCGTCTTGTGCGCGAGAAGAAGAAGGATTTCCTCTTCATCGCCGAAGTCTATTGGGGACTCGACCCCGAGCTGCACGAGATGGGCTTTGATTACACCTATGACAAAGATCCGCTTGACTGGGCGGTCGGACCGACGGGGCTCTCGCGGGTGCAGTTCGATTATGATGAAGAGAAACATCGCCGCCGATTGCGTTTTCTGGAGAATCACGACGAGAAGCGGATCGCATCGCGTCTCTCCTTTCCGATGCACCGCGCCGCCGCGACGTGGATATTCACGCTGCCCTCAGCTAATCTGTTCTATCAAGGGCAATTCATGGGAACGCAGCTGAAGGCTCCCGTGCAGCTGTTGCGAATGCCGAAAGAGGAACCGAATCAGCAGATTTCGGAATTCTACGACGCGCTGATGAAGGTCATCGGCCATGACGCCAAACGACTCGGTCAATGGGCCTATCTTCATCCGCGGCAGGCATGGCAGGGCAACGAAACGTTTTGGCAGGTATTAGCGCAGGCGTGGGATGATGACGACAAACATCTTCGCATATTCGTGAATTGGGCGGACTACCGCACGCAGTGCTGGGTGGATTTGCATTTCGGCAACTTGCAGGGCAAGGAGGTCGTGCTGCGCGACATGCTGTCCGACAAAGTTTATATTCGGGACGGCGTGGAAGTGATGATGCGCGGCATCTATCTCGATATGGAGCCGTGGGAAGTGCATGCGTTCGACTGCGAAGTGCGCGACGCCGCGGCGGTGACGAACGAAGACTCAGAGGAAGAAATTCCGGCGATGCTGCGCGACGCGCAGAACCGGGAACACAAGAAATAG
- a CDS encoding T9SS type A sorting domain-containing protein produces the protein MRTWQILLLSLLVLVMSIPAAFGAPTYRSFIEWNGPYYHVRHGLTADSSSYLDYTVNNPLPLYSTPFSSPTAVELFGSVAAQRAFVLDHDHRRVQVFATPANWNVEALYYSATPVQGNFGGRVVKFTYGETVQGSERIWVNGKFFQRVNSLTGYGATDSVYTMVYGGVPNTGGVATLPLGWDLNALDSVRVEYAYAIPPGTSGVGEIDYVLYQSAPTDIPLQLNEASSATDPAMTDLTSLALNSSARVGAVADLYLVNALTGGNGTLASYDLTAIGTGGVFSHVDTYPGMMGRPYDVEVVDLGTNTDGAVAEGTPSGVANTTLSESITNQNTYLGHDYRITFAFDTATTMNGSAAPDVDEVDLIWDATRGRLHMVMTSDNDDPGTAYSYSDDYGETWSAPQTISPATLTGVHARPRIAVESTGVLHVVYEAVNGSGDRHIYHSISADGLSWSAGVELTTALTPSTVADNRYCNLLVDPSDNVFLIWAGDDDVYYRVYSGSWGAATLVANGSGTGFSAPHAVMDNVGRVYMAYVSDAAAPADISYMLFNGSVWGSYESGGFTAGTPDPVTTAAGFVSDGGGRGEAFPLPQIVLVDDAVWVFWAGTGTETYGTDQAQLRYNSIGDVDGNFTSGAGTVITTGDDVAPLAFSVAVDGNNDIHVLYAYGTTVDQEGLRYKKYTSAMTTWSPLTTTTGREILEEGAVATVYANEPRLACPTIAGQVAPFFACAKAYTTLGGGSPRGLFKTIDGIISITDQTTLAEIQAWRVWTHGVADVSGIPGLSFTITNTTDFVSSTDDVDATNFNVGDYYELDGTPAEKNDILFVTDTDNHRVKVIRAYDNIDNCFAGDTRWDVPGQSDGTPGQTFKLATIGGEETFTVWASTDNTPWTIVEDLLIAGPGDRYCEINRYTRELRFGDGAHGAIPDAGVFIRVMYEESVDEAEFGTLGSASGQLSYPRGVAAAYNDNLGVYDVYVCDTGNDRLQKFAYTPNSSLNPESWTSSKVAWSRASSATDLLSAPQDIEVITLNDEVYLVVSDNGNDRVVIYKDTEATGSGGNGAPVFFAEAGSNGNGLNQFVNPMGLGVMAEDSGLVILAADADRDQVVKIVQRDWLVEIGGDSTDGTDSTNVSSALSLVDALDGDGYLLLQPGAVRTIRLTMSNPDSLVSVRASCTFPATMIQILNISEGNLWSGERFTNTVFLTDVNNSAGTFEINASMVGDNDGLSANGSRNVATITVQALTTVTLPSSGAISFANTTDLRSVGNIPLANGQRNGLTVRAGRLADIATTSGSPGSAPNMVPEPDGQINFADVNVFTQGWNGDGMNFDPIADIGPYIGSEVPNLVANPDGRLDAFDLLSLSTMYTWYNSQSGNSSAPRDNGLLSLDDTGHLRIAYSTMNGVTKVSIETDANSLTTAHLVVDVLTPHAMIVNVSEGDLLRRNAQTIFLAHHDGAYADINIGRLSRDVPGISGSGTLASFELALPEGEAPAIRVRYELRDSENNMIGFGQTNEINSAVVPNDFGLKPAYPNPFNPSTNLTFILPEAATVTLRAFNVMGQEVNTILEGRYEAGEHTITWNAENSKSALPTGVYFVRLDALGKTSLQKVVLIK, from the coding sequence ATGCGAACTTGGCAAATCCTGTTGCTATCGTTGCTTGTCTTAGTGATGAGCATACCGGCCGCGTTCGGCGCGCCGACGTACCGCTCATTTATCGAGTGGAACGGACCGTACTATCATGTGCGCCACGGATTGACCGCGGATTCAAGCAGCTATCTTGACTACACGGTGAATAATCCGCTGCCGCTTTATTCCACTCCGTTCTCGTCACCGACCGCCGTTGAACTGTTTGGTTCGGTTGCGGCGCAGCGCGCGTTTGTGCTGGATCACGATCACCGCCGCGTGCAGGTGTTCGCGACTCCGGCCAACTGGAACGTGGAAGCGCTCTACTACAGCGCGACTCCGGTTCAGGGCAACTTCGGCGGCCGCGTTGTTAAATTTACGTACGGTGAAACCGTGCAGGGCAGTGAACGCATCTGGGTGAACGGCAAATTCTTTCAACGAGTAAACTCGCTGACGGGTTACGGCGCGACGGATTCCGTGTACACGATGGTGTATGGCGGTGTGCCGAACACGGGCGGAGTGGCGACGCTGCCGCTTGGCTGGGATTTGAACGCGCTGGACAGCGTGCGAGTGGAATACGCCTACGCGATTCCGCCCGGCACATCGGGAGTCGGTGAGATCGACTATGTGCTTTATCAATCTGCTCCGACGGATATTCCGCTGCAGCTCAATGAGGCGTCGTCCGCGACCGATCCGGCGATGACGGATTTGACATCGTTGGCGCTCAACTCTTCAGCGCGAGTCGGCGCGGTAGCCGATTTGTATTTGGTCAATGCGCTGACCGGCGGCAATGGCACGCTGGCAAGTTACGACCTGACGGCTATCGGAACGGGCGGAGTGTTTTCTCATGTGGATACCTATCCGGGCATGATGGGACGTCCTTACGACGTGGAAGTTGTTGACCTTGGCACGAACACCGACGGCGCAGTGGCCGAAGGTACTCCGTCAGGTGTCGCAAACACGACGCTGAGCGAAAGCATCACCAATCAGAATACCTATCTCGGTCATGACTATCGTATCACGTTTGCTTTTGACACCGCGACAACCATGAACGGTTCCGCTGCTCCGGATGTGGACGAAGTTGATCTTATCTGGGACGCGACTCGCGGCCGCCTGCATATGGTCATGACCTCGGACAATGACGATCCGGGCACGGCATACTCCTACAGCGACGATTACGGCGAAACGTGGTCAGCTCCGCAGACGATTTCCCCGGCGACATTGACGGGAGTGCATGCGCGTCCGCGCATCGCAGTCGAGAGCACCGGCGTATTGCACGTCGTCTATGAAGCAGTGAACGGCAGCGGCGACCGTCATATCTATCATTCGATTTCCGCTGATGGCTTGAGCTGGTCGGCAGGAGTCGAGTTGACGACGGCGTTGACACCGTCCACGGTGGCGGATAACCGTTACTGCAACTTGCTGGTTGATCCGTCGGACAACGTGTTCCTGATTTGGGCGGGTGACGATGATGTTTACTATCGCGTGTACAGCGGCTCATGGGGTGCAGCGACGCTTGTTGCGAACGGATCAGGGACGGGATTTTCGGCACCGCATGCAGTGATGGATAATGTTGGCCGCGTTTATATGGCCTATGTCTCGGATGCCGCCGCTCCTGCGGACATCAGTTACATGCTCTTCAATGGCTCGGTGTGGGGAAGTTATGAATCGGGCGGTTTCACGGCGGGAACACCCGATCCGGTGACGACTGCGGCTGGCTTTGTATCAGACGGAGGCGGACGCGGTGAAGCATTCCCGCTTCCGCAGATTGTGCTGGTTGATGACGCGGTGTGGGTGTTCTGGGCCGGAACAGGCACGGAAACTTACGGCACGGATCAGGCACAATTGCGCTATAACAGCATCGGCGATGTGGACGGCAATTTCACGTCCGGTGCGGGCACGGTCATTACAACCGGTGATGATGTCGCTCCGCTGGCATTCAGTGTTGCTGTTGACGGCAATAACGATATCCACGTGCTGTATGCGTATGGCACGACGGTGGATCAGGAAGGGTTGCGCTACAAGAAATACACCAGCGCCATGACAACGTGGTCGCCATTGACCACGACGACGGGACGGGAAATTCTCGAAGAGGGCGCCGTGGCAACGGTTTACGCCAATGAACCGCGCCTGGCCTGCCCGACGATTGCGGGACAGGTGGCGCCGTTTTTTGCCTGTGCGAAAGCCTACACAACGCTTGGCGGAGGATCGCCGCGCGGTTTATTCAAAACCATCGACGGCATTATCTCGATTACCGATCAAACGACGTTAGCGGAAATTCAGGCGTGGCGCGTTTGGACGCACGGCGTGGCGGACGTTTCTGGCATTCCCGGGCTGTCGTTCACGATTACCAATACGACGGACTTCGTGTCCTCCACGGATGACGTAGACGCGACGAATTTCAATGTGGGAGATTACTACGAACTTGACGGCACTCCGGCGGAGAAGAATGACATTCTGTTTGTCACCGATACGGATAATCACCGCGTAAAGGTAATTCGCGCGTATGACAATATTGACAATTGCTTTGCGGGCGATACGCGCTGGGATGTGCCCGGTCAATCCGACGGCACGCCCGGACAGACGTTCAAACTGGCGACCATCGGCGGCGAAGAGACGTTCACCGTCTGGGCGAGCACGGACAACACACCGTGGACGATTGTCGAGGATCTTCTGATTGCAGGTCCGGGCGACCGCTATTGTGAGATTAACCGCTATACGAGAGAGCTGCGCTTCGGTGACGGCGCGCACGGTGCGATTCCCGATGCGGGTGTGTTCATTCGCGTGATGTATGAAGAATCGGTTGACGAGGCGGAATTCGGCACGCTGGGTTCGGCGTCCGGTCAGCTTTCCTATCCGCGCGGTGTCGCGGCGGCCTATAACGACAATCTCGGTGTGTATGACGTCTATGTGTGCGACACGGGAAACGACCGGCTGCAGAAATTCGCTTACACTCCGAATTCAAGTTTGAATCCGGAGTCGTGGACGAGCAGCAAGGTGGCGTGGTCACGCGCAAGCAGTGCAACCGATTTGCTCAGCGCGCCGCAGGACATTGAAGTCATCACGCTGAACGATGAGGTATATCTCGTGGTCAGCGACAACGGCAATGACCGAGTGGTAATCTACAAGGATACTGAAGCGACAGGCTCGGGCGGCAACGGTGCGCCGGTGTTCTTCGCCGAAGCAGGAAGCAACGGCAACGGCTTGAATCAGTTTGTCAATCCGATGGGGCTTGGCGTCATGGCCGAAGACAGCGGATTGGTGATTCTGGCCGCTGATGCAGATCGTGACCAAGTGGTAAAGATAGTGCAGCGCGATTGGCTCGTAGAAATCGGCGGTGACAGCACGGACGGAACGGACAGCACGAATGTTTCGTCGGCGCTTTCGCTTGTGGACGCGCTGGACGGTGACGGCTATTTGCTGCTGCAGCCGGGTGCCGTGCGCACAATTCGCCTTACCATGAGCAATCCTGACTCGCTGGTGTCCGTGCGCGCGTCGTGCACTTTCCCGGCGACCATGATACAAATTCTGAATATCAGTGAAGGAAATCTGTGGAGCGGCGAGCGTTTCACGAACACGGTCTTCCTGACGGACGTGAACAACAGCGCCGGCACATTTGAAATCAACGCCTCTATGGTCGGTGACAATGACGGATTGTCGGCGAACGGCTCGCGCAACGTCGCCACTATCACCGTGCAAGCTCTGACGACCGTCACATTGCCGTCTTCGGGCGCCATCAGCTTTGCCAATACGACGGACTTGAGGAGTGTGGGCAACATTCCGCTGGCGAACGGACAGCGCAACGGTTTGACGGTGCGTGCGGGACGACTGGCGGACATCGCAACGACGAGCGGCTCTCCGGGCAGCGCTCCGAACATGGTGCCTGAGCCGGACGGTCAGATTAATTTTGCCGACGTGAATGTGTTCACGCAGGGCTGGAACGGTGACGGAATGAACTTTGATCCGATTGCGGATATCGGTCCGTACATCGGTTCGGAGGTGCCGAATCTGGTCGCCAATCCGGACGGACGTCTTGACGCGTTTGACCTGCTTTCGCTGTCCACGATGTACACATGGTACAACAGCCAGTCGGGCAATTCGAGCGCACCGCGTGACAACGGCTTGCTATCGCTTGACGATACGGGACATCTGCGCATCGCGTATTCGACGATGAACGGTGTGACAAAAGTGAGCATCGAAACGGATGCGAACAGCTTAACAACCGCACATCTCGTGGTGGACGTTCTGACGCCGCACGCGATGATTGTGAATGTGAGCGAAGGTGATTTGCTGCGGCGCAACGCGCAGACGATTTTCCTTGCGCATCACGACGGCGCCTACGCGGACATCAACATCGGCCGCTTGAGCCGTGATGTGCCGGGAATCAGCGGCAGCGGAACGCTGGCGAGCTTTGAGCTTGCGCTGCCGGAAGGCGAAGCGCCGGCCATACGCGTTCGCTATGAGCTGCGGGACAGCGAGAACAACATGATTGGATTCGGTCAAACCAATGAGATTAACTCGGCGGTTGTGCCGAATGATTTCGGACTGAAACCTGCTTATCCGAATCCGTTCAACCCGAGCACGAATCTGACCTTCATTCTGCCTGAAGCCGCGACTGTCACGCTGCGTGCATTCAACGTGATGGGACAGGAAGTGAACACGATTCTCGAAGGACGTTATGAAGCCGGTGAGCACACCATTACCTGGAATGCTGAGAATTCCAAGAGCGCTTTGCCGACCGGTGTGTATTTCGTGAGACTCGATGCGCTGGGCAAAACCAGTTTGCAAAAGGTTGTCTTAATTAAGTAA
- a CDS encoding T9SS type A sorting domain-containing protein — MFVHLLCWLTLTITPSFGAVWFVPDDFATPQAALDNSSSEDTVVLRDGTYLGPIMLPQHSITLGSESILDEDTVHIAACRVIPDSGAMTRRCLDTPEEAVDSVYVRIIGLTIADARCTGNDSWGGGLRLRYRTAYVSDCVFEECLATRGGATYLEQSEAYFSSCTFRLNDALSSGRVLRGLQSTVVFANCDVGPSGYLADDPSTEAEFVLDDCEFKFLHGRIHGLGTSAQGRVTALSLIDRSLCDSIVFRNCTIDSNAFSQFFSGGSHGGMRNLLLDSCRIIGNTVAYGFLVASDFDSLRRVVITRCAFEGNRRPGPQFGGAGLLTFDGTCDDASCDSLLLADCRFHDNEGGAFSCVQVNGDADPAAFRLRRNSFTANRNFNVTSPPGGAVFTSSLDSGIFERNAFHGNIGHAFDTWEFGATGHAVLSWWGDATGPYEPVSNPTSLGDTTDQHTVYDPWLLSEEQIFDSVAEAGNYLPSPTLPFLTNAYPNPFNSSVTIEFVLSKDQDIALEVFDLIGRRVETICNGRMRKGVHVRNWIPNGKASGIYFAKLSGDDIASTVKMLYLK; from the coding sequence ATGTTTGTCCACTTGCTTTGTTGGCTGACTCTGACAATCACCCCGTCCTTCGGGGCGGTGTGGTTTGTTCCGGACGACTTTGCCACTCCACAGGCAGCGCTGGACAATAGCTCATCCGAAGACACGGTTGTCTTGCGCGATGGTACATACCTGGGTCCAATCATGCTGCCTCAGCATAGTATCACATTGGGCAGTGAATCTATTCTCGATGAAGATACTGTTCACATTGCAGCATGCAGAGTCATTCCGGATTCTGGCGCGATGACGAGACGCTGTCTCGACACACCGGAGGAGGCTGTTGACAGCGTATATGTTCGCATCATTGGTTTGACAATCGCCGACGCGAGATGCACGGGAAACGATTCATGGGGCGGTGGACTCCGACTGCGTTATCGAACGGCGTACGTTTCAGATTGTGTTTTTGAAGAATGTTTGGCAACTCGTGGCGGAGCAACATATCTCGAACAATCCGAGGCCTACTTTTCAAGTTGCACATTCAGATTAAATGACGCGCTGTCTTCGGGTCGTGTGCTCCGTGGGTTACAATCAACGGTTGTATTTGCGAACTGTGATGTTGGCCCGAGCGGTTACTTGGCTGACGATCCATCCACAGAAGCAGAGTTCGTCCTTGATGACTGCGAGTTCAAATTCCTTCACGGCCGAATTCACGGTTTAGGAACAAGCGCGCAAGGTCGAGTCACTGCATTGTCGCTGATAGATCGCTCTCTTTGCGATTCTATAGTTTTCAGAAACTGTACGATTGACAGCAATGCTTTTTCGCAGTTTTTTTCGGGTGGGAGTCACGGCGGGATGCGAAATCTCTTGCTGGATTCATGTCGTATTATTGGCAATACTGTTGCCTATGGATTTCTTGTCGCAAGCGATTTCGATTCGCTGCGTCGCGTGGTCATTACTCGCTGCGCGTTTGAAGGCAACCGCAGACCCGGCCCGCAGTTTGGCGGCGCGGGATTGCTGACTTTTGACGGCACCTGCGATGACGCGTCCTGCGACAGTCTTTTGCTCGCAGATTGTCGCTTTCACGATAATGAAGGGGGTGCATTCTCGTGTGTACAGGTGAATGGGGACGCTGATCCCGCCGCATTTCGTTTGCGCCGCAATTCGTTCACTGCGAATCGAAATTTCAACGTGACATCTCCTCCCGGGGGAGCCGTCTTTACATCTTCTCTTGATTCGGGGATCTTTGAGCGCAATGCCTTTCACGGCAATATCGGTCATGCCTTTGACACGTGGGAATTCGGTGCAACAGGTCATGCCGTATTGAGTTGGTGGGGCGATGCCACAGGACCATACGAGCCGGTCAGTAATCCGACAAGTCTTGGCGACACTACTGATCAGCATACCGTTTACGATCCATGGTTGCTGTCTGAGGAACAAATATTCGATTCGGTGGCCGAAGCAGGCAACTATTTGCCGTCGCCAACTTTGCCATTTTTGACCAATGCCTATCCCAACCCCTTTAACTCATCCGTAACAATTGAATTTGTTCTCTCGAAAGATCAAGATATCGCTCTTGAAGTTTTCGATTTAATTGGTCGGCGCGTGGAAACGATTTGCAATGGTCGAATGAGGAAAGGAGTACATGTTCGCAATTGGATTCCGAACGGAAAAGCAAGCGGGATTTACTTTGCGAAACTTTCCGGCGATGACATCGCTTCGACAGTGAAAATGTTGTACTTGAAATAA